A region of Allocoleopsis franciscana PCC 7113 DNA encodes the following proteins:
- a CDS encoding NAD(P)/FAD-dependent oxidoreductase, whose product MNSSQILDVVIVGAGAAGVGCGVVLKDLGLQNFILLERHEVGASFNRWPAQMRFITPSFPSHGFGLLDLNAIALNTSPALAFRREHLTGKEYALYLQTVVEHFQLPVKTGIEVHDIETLPGEKGFILKTSQGDVQSRFVIWAAGEFQYPRLDPFPGADLCIHNTQVRSWDEMQGDEFIVIGGYESGMDAATNLVALGKRVGVIDRAKSWASNNPDPSISLSPYTLQRLEFVYATGRLELIGNTDIVGVKRDNNGYVVVGAQGNEGIQYRQWMSPTPPILCTGFKGSLSTIAHLFHWSDGHAVLNECDESTRTPGLFVAGPSVRHEDIIFCFIYKFRQRFAVVADAIAQRLGLDPSPLQVYREQGLFLDDLSCCSNDCVC is encoded by the coding sequence ATGAATTCTTCTCAAATCTTGGATGTAGTTATTGTCGGTGCGGGTGCGGCGGGGGTCGGTTGTGGGGTCGTTCTCAAAGATTTAGGACTCCAAAATTTTATCCTGTTAGAGCGCCATGAAGTGGGAGCATCTTTTAATCGCTGGCCCGCACAAATGCGATTTATTACCCCGTCGTTTCCCAGTCACGGCTTTGGGTTACTCGACCTGAATGCGATCGCTCTAAATACCTCCCCAGCTCTAGCTTTTCGACGAGAACACCTAACGGGTAAGGAGTATGCCCTCTATTTACAAACGGTTGTCGAGCATTTTCAGCTTCCGGTAAAAACGGGCATTGAGGTTCACGATATTGAAACACTACCAGGAGAAAAAGGGTTTATCCTCAAAACTTCCCAAGGCGATGTTCAAAGCCGCTTTGTCATTTGGGCGGCAGGAGAATTTCAGTATCCGCGCCTCGATCCCTTTCCCGGTGCCGATTTGTGCATTCATAATACTCAGGTACGCTCCTGGGACGAGATGCAGGGGGATGAGTTTATTGTGATTGGCGGTTATGAAAGCGGAATGGATGCCGCCACCAATTTAGTTGCTTTGGGAAAACGAGTGGGAGTAATCGATCGCGCTAAAAGTTGGGCATCCAATAACCCCGATCCGAGCATCTCTTTGTCTCCTTACACACTACAGCGCTTGGAGTTTGTCTATGCTACAGGTCGCCTTGAACTAATTGGGAATACTGACATTGTGGGAGTCAAGCGCGACAACAACGGTTATGTTGTCGTCGGGGCGCAAGGTAATGAGGGTATTCAGTATCGCCAGTGGATGAGTCCCACGCCTCCTATTCTGTGTACGGGTTTTAAGGGCAGTCTCAGTACCATTGCTCATTTGTTTCATTGGTCTGACGGACATGCTGTACTGAATGAATGCGATGAATCGACCCGGACTCCAGGGTTATTCGTTGCTGGACCTTCTGTGCGTCACGAGGATATCATTTTCTGTTTTATCTATAAATTCCGGCAGCGGTTTGCAGTGGTGGCTGATGCGATCGCACAACGTTTGGGTTTAGATCCCTCACCTTTGCAGGTTTACCGCGAACAGGGTTTATTTCTTGATGACCTTTCTTGCTGTAGCAATGACTGTGTTTGTTAA
- the thrS gene encoding threonine--tRNA ligase: MVSQLTQSPSENSLRQDDPQKLERIRHTCAHILAMAVQTLLPQTKVTIGPTTDTGFYYDFDRQQPFTPDDLSRIEAKMRQIINANLPIIREVVDREEVRAEIEQLGEPYKLEILDSIPDGETITRYFIGNPDHGKGVIDANQSEPTLFEQVTIPPEAYWWDLCSGPHVNFTGEINPDAFALETVAGAYWRGDETKPQLQRIYGTAWETPEQLSAYLQQKEEAKRRDHRKIGQDLKLFSIQDDAGGGLVFWHPRGAAIRNIIEDYWKKSHLEAGYQLLYTPHIANLELWKTSGHFDFYRENMFDSMKIEDVAYQIKPMNCPFHVLTYKHDLHSYREFPLRFAELGTVYRYERSGVMHGLMRVRGFTQDDAHIFCLPNQIADEILGVLNLTEQILSDFGFTDYEVNLSTRPAKSVGADEVWELATTALKQALTAKGWNYIEDVGGGAFYGPKIDLKIRDAIGRLWQCSTIQVDFNLPERFKLEYVAADGTRQQPIMIHRAIFGSLERFFGILIENYAGDFPLWLAPIQVRLLPVSDDQREYIESVATTLKKTGYRVEIDRSGERLGKQIRNAELEKIPVVAVVGKREVENQTLSVRTRKGGELGTLTLAELQACLQGAIEEKSTL; the protein is encoded by the coding sequence ACAGACAAAAGTAACGATTGGCCCCACCACAGACACCGGATTTTACTACGACTTCGATCGCCAACAACCCTTTACCCCGGATGACTTGAGCCGCATTGAAGCCAAAATGCGTCAGATTATCAACGCTAACTTGCCGATTATCCGCGAAGTTGTAGATCGGGAGGAGGTTCGTGCGGAAATTGAGCAGTTAGGGGAACCCTACAAGCTGGAAATCCTCGACAGTATCCCTGACGGAGAAACCATTACCCGCTACTTTATCGGCAACCCTGACCACGGTAAGGGTGTCATTGATGCTAATCAATCAGAACCGACGCTGTTTGAACAAGTAACAATACCTCCTGAAGCTTACTGGTGGGATTTGTGTTCCGGTCCTCACGTCAACTTCACTGGAGAAATCAATCCCGATGCTTTTGCCTTAGAAACTGTTGCGGGTGCTTACTGGCGAGGAGATGAAACCAAACCTCAGTTGCAACGCATCTATGGTACAGCTTGGGAAACACCCGAACAACTTTCTGCTTACCTTCAACAAAAAGAAGAAGCCAAGCGGCGCGACCATAGAAAAATTGGTCAAGACCTCAAACTCTTTAGTATCCAAGACGATGCTGGCGGTGGTTTAGTTTTTTGGCATCCGCGTGGCGCAGCGATACGCAACATTATTGAAGATTACTGGAAAAAATCTCACCTAGAAGCGGGTTATCAACTCCTTTACACACCCCATATCGCGAATCTGGAACTGTGGAAAACATCGGGACACTTTGATTTTTATCGAGAGAATATGTTTGACTCGATGAAGATTGAAGATGTGGCTTATCAAATTAAGCCGATGAACTGCCCCTTCCATGTTCTAACCTATAAGCACGACCTGCATTCTTACCGCGAGTTTCCCTTGCGCTTTGCTGAATTAGGCACTGTTTACCGCTACGAGCGATCGGGAGTTATGCATGGTTTGATGCGCGTCAGAGGATTCACCCAAGATGATGCTCATATCTTCTGTTTACCGAACCAAATTGCCGATGAAATCTTAGGAGTGCTGAATCTAACCGAGCAAATTTTATCAGATTTTGGCTTTACAGATTATGAAGTAAATTTGTCCACTCGTCCGGCTAAATCTGTTGGCGCCGATGAAGTTTGGGAGTTAGCAACAACAGCTTTAAAACAAGCTTTAACTGCCAAAGGTTGGAATTATATTGAAGATGTGGGGGGTGGCGCGTTCTATGGACCCAAGATTGACCTTAAGATTCGAGATGCCATTGGTCGTTTGTGGCAATGTTCGACCATTCAAGTTGATTTCAATTTACCTGAACGATTCAAACTAGAATATGTGGCGGCTGATGGAACTCGGCAACAACCGATTATGATTCACCGAGCAATTTTTGGCTCTTTGGAACGCTTTTTTGGGATTTTAATTGAGAATTATGCAGGTGATTTCCCCTTGTGGTTAGCCCCCATTCAGGTGCGTCTGTTACCCGTGAGCGATGACCAACGAGAGTATATAGAATCAGTTGCCACCACGCTTAAAAAAACTGGGTATCGGGTTGAGATTGACCGCAGTGGAGAGCGTTTGGGCAAGCAAATTCGCAATGCAGAGTTAGAGAAAATTCCCGTTGTTGCTGTAGTCGGTAAACGGGAAGTAGAAAATCAAACTCTGAGTGTGCGGACAAGGAAGGGGGGAGAGTTAGGAACGCTAACTTTAGCTGAATTGCAAGCTTGTCTGCAAGGAGCGATTGAAGAGAAATCGACGCTTTAA